Genomic DNA from Clostridia bacterium:
CTTCTTATTGAAGAAAAAGCAACAAACGGTTGCTTGTTAATAACGGCAATGATTATTATAATTGTAAATAGATTAAAATCTTTTAGGGGTAAAAAATTTATGGAAATGAAGCAAGTAATCGCAGAAATCAGAAAGCAACATGGACTTTCACAAGAAGAAATGGCTGAAAAACTTTTTGTTACACGTCAAGCAGTATCTAGATGGGAAAACGGCGAAACCACGCC
This window encodes:
- a CDS encoding helix-turn-helix transcriptional regulator, yielding MEMKQVIAEIRKQHGLSQEEMAEKLFVTRQAVSRWENGETTPNIETLKAISKLLMFQLMFCLDSPKNLYVKAAEWI